The DNA region TATATTTTACTTTTTCTATATAATAACTATAATAATAAGGGAGTTGTAAAATGAATTCTAAGAACATTATAAAAGATATACTTAATTTAAGTCCCGCAGAAAAGTTATACATAATAGAAATACTATCCCAGAGTTTAAACGAAGCTGATGAGAAAATAAATAAGTACTGGAAAAAAGAGGTAGAAGAAAGATATGAAGCTTACTTGAAGGGCAAAATAAAAAGTATTCCATATAACGATGTATTAAAGAAATGAAAATAGAATTTCTTCAACCTGCGTATGTCGAATTTCAAGAAGCAGTTGATTACTACAATATGCAAAATGAGAGTTTAGGTAATAAATTCATAGTTGAAGTTGAAAGAACGCTATCGATAATACAAAAGTATCCAGATGCTTTTCCTCAATATACTAAACATTCAAAAAAGGCAGTTGTGATTGCATTCCCTTATAATATAATTTATTCAATTCATAAAGAAAAAATTATTGTTATAGCTGTTGCTCACCAGCATAGAAAGCCGAATTACTGGTTGAAAAGAAAGCATTGAGATTTCAAAAAAAATTAGTAGCGCTTAGAATGTGTAAAAAATTTTGTGGATATTACTTTCATTTAGTATAGTCTATTTACCTCTAATTTATCTGTCAATTTAATTAAAGAATAGACAGCTTCATCAAGTTACTGTCTACTTCAGCTGAGGGATTAACAAAGCACTTCAGCCGCACCTGCTTATCAAAGGCAAATTAAAAATCAAATGAGACCTCAACTTAAAACTGGTTACTCTACGGTAAACAGTAGGGGGTTACTACGTCACGACAGCTTTATTTGTTTTGTCTGTTGATAAAAACAGATCTGAGACTGAATGACTTTGTTTCATACAACTCATCATTGTTATTGCGAACTAAGTAAGCGAAGAATTTCAAACAAAATGATATGATGAATTTCTTATAGTAGGAGATTGCTTCGTGGCTGTCTAATGAGAATTCACCAACTTGTAGAAAGTAATTTTTCTATTATGCAATCATGCTTGCCGAATGAATTCGTTCAGCAGGCATGCAGTGAAAATCTATCTTGGGCAAGGGGACCTTGCCCCTACAGTGGTAAAACAAATGATTCAACCGCTGTAGGGTCGGGGTCTCCCCGACCCAGCATGTGGTTAACCGCGCAGCAAACAACGGATAATTTAATGTGTTAATTACAGACGAGAGGGCAAGGAGACCTTGCCCCTACATTGGTGAAATAAATGATTCAAATGATGTAGGGTCGAGGTCTCCCCGACCATCACTGGTGAACCTGATGTTTGGACTGGAGGACCCAGCCCCTACATCGATTAACAGTAACGTTAGGGCAAGGAGACCTTGCCCCTACATTGGTGAACCAAATGAATCAACGGTTGTAGGGTCGAGGTCTCCCCACGAAGTGGTGCATTCGCACCGACCCCACGTATGGAAATGCAAACAGAAGAATCAACGGTGGATTTGCATTAACCAACCATGTGGTTAATTGGACGTTAAACAATGGATGATTTATTGTGTTAATTACAGACGAAAGGGCAAGGAGACCTTGCCCCTACATCGATGAAACGGTGAATCGAAGGCTGTAGGGTCGGGGTTACCCCGACCCAGCATATGGTTAATCGCACAGCAAACAATGAATGATTTGTTGTGTTGATTACTGATGTTAGGGCAAGAAGACCTTGCCCCTACATTGATGAGAACAAATGTTTCGAATGATGTAGGGTCGGGGTCTCCCCACGAAGTGGTGCATTCGCACCGACCCCACGTATGGAAATGCAAACAGAAGAATCAACGGTGGATTTGCATTAACCAATCATGTGGTTAATTGGACGTTAAACAATGGATGATTTATTGTGTTAATTACAGATGAGAGGGCAAGGAAACCTTGCCCCTACATCGATAAAACGGTGAATCGAATGTTGTAGGGTCGGGGTCTCCCCGACCCTACGTATGGAAATGTAAACGGGTGATTCAAAGGTCGATGTTTCCCCACGAAATGCTGCAATTGCATCAACCAATCACGTGGTTAATTGCATGTTAAACAACGGATGGTTTATTGTGTTAATTACAGATGAGAGGGCAAGGAGACCTTGCCCCTACATCGATAAAACAAATGATTCAACCACTGTAGGGTCGGGGTCTCCCCGACCATCACTGGTAAATCTGACGTTTGGGCAAGGAAACCTTGCCCCTACACTGGTGAGACAAATGATTTAACCGCTGTAGGGTCGGGGTCTCCCCACGAAGTGGTGGATTCCCACCAACCATCACACTGCTATTGTGAACTAAATGATAAATTTTCCCCTTATAAATTCTAATAAGAATTACTTAGTTTTCCATTCAAAAAATTGAACGGTTAGCTTTGAACCTCATTAAAACTTTTTCCTTAGTATTGCTTTTATTTTCATTAAGTGTCGCACAAGAAATTCGCAAGGAATATTATCCTAACGGCAAGTTAAAAGCTGTCGGCCAATATAAAAACGGCGTGCTTGACGGCTATTATAAAGAATACTACCAAAATGGACAATTATGGAAAGATTGGATTTATAAGAACGGAAAAGAAGATGGAGTTTCTGTTTGGTATTTTGAAGATGGCACAAAAAGTATGGAGTGGAATTACATAAACGGCAAATTGCAAGGAATTTCAAAATGGTATTATGAAACTGGCGAACTTTGGGCAGAACCAAATTACGTTAACGATACACTTGAAGGCTTTTGCAAAACATATTATAAAAGCGGTGCACTCGAGGCAATTTGGAACTATCACAAAGGAAAACTTAACGGCATCTCAAAAATTTTTTTCGAAAACGGTAAATTGGAAGTTGAAAGAAATTACGTGGACGATAAATTGGAGGGCATCTCACGTGTTTATTACGACTTCGGTCAAGTCGCACTTGAAGCTAATTATAAAAACGATAAGTTAGACGGAACCTCTTACCTTTATTACCCCGATGGCTCAATTAAGGTGATTGATACTTACAATAACGGTCAAATTGTTAAAAGAATCCGTTACGATATCGCTGGTAAATTTGATAAAGTGGAGGAGAATTTTAACGACTTTTACGATGACGGCATTATGAGGGCAGAACTGAAATTTAAAGAAGGCAAAAAAAACGGAGTTATTAGAAATTATTACCCAAATGGATTCTTGAAATCAGTACTTAATTACGTTGACGACCAAATTGAAGGCACAGCTTATTTCTATTACGATACGGGAATTCTTTCTGAAATTGCAGAATTTAGAAATAATAAAAGAAATGGCCGCGCTGAAGTTTATAATGAGCAGGGAGTAAAAATAAAAGAATTATACTACGAAGACGGAGTGAAAAACGGACCTTTTAAAGAATTTTACGACGAAGCGGTGAATTCTCATGATTACAGCAAAATCAAATCTGAAGGCTTCTACAAAAACGATAAACTTGACGGCAGCGTTAAAAGATTTTATAAAAATGGAAAGCTTTACGCTGAGGAATATTTTTATGAAGGATTAAAAAACGGTATTTCAAAATGGTATTTCCAAAATGGCGAGATTTCAGATTTTGCTGTTTATAAGGATAATATGCTCAATGGGAATTATTACTCTTACTACGAAAACGGAATGATTAAACGCATAGCCGAATATAAAGATGATGATTTAATCAAAGAGACTTTATACGATCAAGAAGGAAGAAAAATTTCGGAAAAATGACCCACCTTTTTTCCCTAAATAATCCTTTCTAAAATAAATTGATTCATGAACGTATGCCCTAATGCATTTGACGGTGTGTAAACTCCGGGTTCAATATTGCTGCTTAAGACTTTTACAACAGCCTCCGCTGCACTAATGGCAGTTAATTCGTATGCTTCTAAAACCCTGTAGGCTTCTTCATAAACTTTTCCGCTTTCGTCTATCGCTCGTCCCCATATAATTGTTCTTGTCTTTCTTCTGCTTTTTTCAGATGGACCATAAGTACTTTTCCGAATAACTGAGTTTATTACTTTCTTAATGTATTTATTGGAAATTATTTTTTTAATTGCAGGAATAATCCATGTCGAATAATACAATATTCTTGGTAAAGCTAAATAAAAACTTATATTTGGAATTTCTGTTGAATAATACGAAGTATAGACATCTCCCCAAGGTATTGAGATGCCGTAAAATTTAATTTTTTCGTTTACCACTTTAATTTTATATTCTCCAATTGGGGAATCAGTTAGAATTCCATCTTTTCTTATTTTTCCATTGCCAGATAAAACTTCAATTGTAGTAAGCAGCGTTCCCCTTGAAATTTTGCCATGCTTATTCAATAAGCCTAACATTAAATGTTCTGCGTTTGGCATCGTTAAAGAAATTTTTTTTGAAAGACAATCAGTTGGAACAACATCAAAACCAATTGCAGGCAAAATTACAATTTTTGATTCCTTTGCCTGCTTATCTTTTTCAAATGCTGTTTGCAGTACTTCAATTTCTCCTGTAATATCTAAATAATTAACGTTAGCTTTTAAGCAGGCTTCAATAAGTTTTTCTGCTGTGTATTTAAAAGGACCCGCACAGTTAAGCAGCGTATGAAATTCTTTGATGTTTTCAACTGTTTTATCTTCGTCATCAAGGTTAAATATTTTGTACGACAGCGGTAAGTTATATTTTTCAATCAGCTTTTTAATAGCAGATTCATTTCTTCCAGAAAGCACAGGCTTAATATTTCGTTTGAGTAACTCGTTGATTATTAAGTTCGCAGTGTAGCCGTTTGCGCCGTAAATCAAAAGACCATTTTTTCCTGAATCCATACATATACGGAAGTTTTATAAACGAAATTATAATTCTTTATAAGAAATTCTCCAAATGCTACAGATAAACAAAACTCGTTGCAAAGCAATCTCCAGCAAAGAATTATTTAATTGTCCATTTTTATGTCAGAGTGACGTTAGGGCAAGGGGACCTTGCCCCTACATTGATGAAATAAATGATTCAAATGATGTAGGGTCGAGGTCTCCCCGACCCCACATGTAGAAATGAAAACAGATGATTCAAAGGCTGTAGGGTCGGGGTTTCCCCGACCATTCACCTGCAATTGTATCAACCAATCACGTGGTTAATTGCACGTTAAACAACGGATGGTTTATTGTGTTAATTACAGATGAGAGGGCAAGGAGACCTTGCCCCTACATTGGTGAAACGGTGATTCAACCGCTGTAGGGTCGGGGTTTCCCCGACCCCACATGTAGAAATGAAAACAGATGATTCAAAGGTTGTAGGGTCGGGGTTTCCCCGACCCTACATCTTATTACACAGAGAAACACCGAGAAATCACAGAGATCAGTCCCTGTCTAGGCACAATAATTGCTTTACATATAAGTTCATTTTTTAATTAAATGAAAAATACTTTTTTAACGCCTTTGCACTTAAACAAATACTAATTTCTTATGAATTGTTACACTGCTTTAAGGTGCGAATTTTTTGTTTTACTGCGAAAGTTTTTCGCGGTGGTAAGTTCTATGTATTTAATGAGTTAATGTGATATATGTTAAGTAAAAATTAAATTGAGTATTAAAAGCAGTTTTTTTGTTGACAAGTTAATGTTAAAACTTTATTTTACTTAAGTATTATTGGAGAAGTAGGGAATTGAAAAAATTGTTACTGCTGCGACACGGAGAAAAGCTTTTCAAGGAAAAAGGAAAAAGTAAAAAGGAAAAAGGAAATAGATAAAAGGGAATAGTAGCAATTAATTTGCTATACATGTTTTTTGAAATTTTGTGAGATACACGGCGCTTATTTTCGCTGGTATGACAGGACAGCCGGCAAGTGTTTCAACTGTCATTCCCGCGCAAGCGGGAATCCAGAAGGAAAGAATGAAAAAGTGGATACCCGCTTTCGCTGGTATGACAGACAGCCGGCAAATGTTTCAACTGTCATTCCCGCGCAAGCGGGAATCTATAAAAAAATAATTTCGCTAAACATATTTATCTGTATTGGCGCTTAGAATCACAAAGAAAAAATTTAACGCAACGTACAGAACAATGAAAAACTTAATTAACAACATTAACAAACAAAACAAGGAGGAACTTTATGCCCAATTTGAAACCACCTTAGGGATGGAGAACAGCAACCCTATTTTTACTTTTTTTACTTTTCTTATAATGAAAAGAAACACAATCTTTTTTAACCAATTTGGAGTTAAACATGAATTTTAAAAACATTTTTGCAAGCATCTTTGGTGTTCTGCTATTTCTTTTATTTGCAGGCACTTCACTTGCACAAACCACGTACTACGTGGACGGCGTAGCCGGTAATGACAACTGGACAGGTACGGCATCTACGTTCCAGTCCGGTAACGTTGGACCGAAAAAAACAATACAAGCTATGCTGAATGATGTTAACGTTGTTGATGGCGATATTATAAGTATAGC from Melioribacteraceae bacterium 4301-Me includes:
- a CDS encoding addiction module protein, translated to MNSKNIIKDILNLSPAEKLYIIEILSQSLNEADEKINKYWKKEVEERYEAYLKGKIKSIPYNDVLKK
- a CDS encoding type II toxin-antitoxin system RelE/ParE family toxin, with amino-acid sequence MKIEFLQPAYVEFQEAVDYYNMQNESLGNKFIVEVERTLSIIQKYPDAFPQYTKHSKKAVVIAFPYNIIYSIHKEKIIVIAVAHQHRKPNYWLKRKH
- a CDS encoding toxin-antitoxin system YwqK family antitoxin; this encodes MNLIKTFSLVLLLFSLSVAQEIRKEYYPNGKLKAVGQYKNGVLDGYYKEYYQNGQLWKDWIYKNGKEDGVSVWYFEDGTKSMEWNYINGKLQGISKWYYETGELWAEPNYVNDTLEGFCKTYYKSGALEAIWNYHKGKLNGISKIFFENGKLEVERNYVDDKLEGISRVYYDFGQVALEANYKNDKLDGTSYLYYPDGSIKVIDTYNNGQIVKRIRYDIAGKFDKVEENFNDFYDDGIMRAELKFKEGKKNGVIRNYYPNGFLKSVLNYVDDQIEGTAYFYYDTGILSEIAEFRNNKRNGRAEVYNEQGVKIKELYYEDGVKNGPFKEFYDEAVNSHDYSKIKSEGFYKNDKLDGSVKRFYKNGKLYAEEYFYEGLKNGISKWYFQNGEISDFAVYKDNMLNGNYYSYYENGMIKRIAEYKDDDLIKETLYDQEGRKISEK
- a CDS encoding trans-acting enoyl reductase family protein — protein: MDSGKNGLLIYGANGYTANLIINELLKRNIKPVLSGRNESAIKKLIEKYNLPLSYKIFNLDDEDKTVENIKEFHTLLNCAGPFKYTAEKLIEACLKANVNYLDITGEIEVLQTAFEKDKQAKESKIVILPAIGFDVVPTDCLSKKISLTMPNAEHLMLGLLNKHGKISRGTLLTTIEVLSGNGKIRKDGILTDSPIGEYKIKVVNEKIKFYGISIPWGDVYTSYYSTEIPNISFYLALPRILYYSTWIIPAIKKIISNKYIKKVINSVIRKSTYGPSEKSRRKTRTIIWGRAIDESGKVYEEAYRVLEAYELTAISAAEAVVKVLSSNIEPGVYTPSNALGHTFMNQFILERII